AATACCCCTTCATTTTCCCAGATTTCTTTCAAAAGATATTCACGTGAAACAGTTTCGTTGGACTTTTCGAGTAAAAGATTGAGCAGTTTATTTTCCTTTTCTGAAAGCTCAATTTTTTGGTATTCTATGACTAAGACAGCTGTTTTTTGGTAATAATCAAATGCCCCGATTTTTAGTGAATCACCGTCATTTTTGGTAAAAGAAAGTTCTTTTTTTGTTTTTTTCCTGAGCATAAAAAAGAAACCAAGCCCAACGATAACCAGTGGTAAAAGCACCCAAAGGATTGATAATGAGCTGCTGGTTTCTATCACTTCGATTTCAACCCAATAGCAATTATTCGGTAGTTTTCGGCCCATGCAGGTGATATCATCGGTACTTTTTGAGCTCCATTCAAATCCGTAAACCATTTTAGGCTTGTTGCAGGTATAAACACTTACCCGGTATTGAATTTTTGGATCAGAGTTTTTCAGATTTGCGATTACAATATTCGCCAGGCTGTCGGGCATAATCTCAAACTGTTGCTCAAACGTAATCCTGTAGGTGTTTGGATTGGTTTTTTCAACCGGCAAAATTCGCGAGGTAGAGTCACCACAGGCCAATAAAAGCTGGTGACCGATGGTACGAAACTGTACAATACGGTGTTTGTCGTCATCAATTGATGAGCTACAAGACAGACCTACAAAGGCCAGAAATAGCAAAAAATACCTTTTAATCATACGACCGCAAGTTATTTTAAAAAAAGCTCTTTTACATACGATTTACCTCAGTTTTGCAATAATTTACATTCTATTTACATTTTTTGCCGATCTTCGGAATAGTTTTGGGCATCAAAGCATATCACAGATTTGCTTATTATTTTAAAAATGACAAAAATGGAAAAGCTTTTTAAAACAGCATTTTTTTTAATACTGAATTTTGGGGTTTCATTTGGCCAAAAAGAAAAAACAAGCCCAAAATTTAATTTTTTCAGTTTGACTTCTCCAAACAGACACTGTTTTGCACCTCCCCCCAAACAGTTAAGTGAGTATATCAGAGAAATTTATCAGGATCGGTCTGGAAACCTTTGGTTTGGAACTAACAGTGATGGCATATGCAGATATAATGGCACTAGCCTCGATTTTTTTGATAAAAAGAAAGGGTTGGCCGGAAATCAGGTAAATGGCATTTCTGAGGATAAGCAAGGCAATATTTGGTTTGCAACTGATGGCGGTCTAAGCAAATTTGACGGAAAGAAATTTACCTCATATGCAAAAAAGGAAGGTCTTCAAAATGAAGTGATTTGGAGTATTTTGATTGATAATAAAGGAATTATCTGGCTGGGTACCATGACCGGTGTGGATAGATTTGATGGCAAGGCTTTCAGGAAATTTGATATGCCCAAAACTGAAAATGGAGGCATCCCGAAATTTAATCAAAAGGTGGTCTGGAATATGATGCAGGACAAAAAGGGAAATATTTGGTTTGGCACCGACGGTGGCGGACTCAAAATGTTTAATGGCAAAAATATATATACTTATACTGCCAATGCCGGTTTAAAAAGCAATAATGTCAGATGTATTTTGGAGGATCATCAGGGAAATATCTGGCTAG
The sequence above is a segment of the Cytophagaceae bacterium genome. Coding sequences within it:
- a CDS encoding winged helix-turn-helix domain-containing protein produces the protein MIKRYFLLFLAFVGLSCSSSIDDDKHRIVQFRTIGHQLLLACGDSTSRILPVEKTNPNTYRITFEQQFEIMPDSLANIVIANLKNSDPKIQYRVSVYTCNKPKMVYGFEWSSKSTDDITCMGRKLPNNCYWVEIEVIETSSSLSILWVLLPLVIVGLGFFFMLRKKTKKELSFTKNDGDSLKIGAFDYYQKTAVLVIEYQKIELSEKENKLLNLLLEKSNETVSREYLLKEIWENEGVFVISRNLDVLVSKLRKKLTADPVIKITNSHGKGYKLEV